A segment of the Luteolibacter sp. Y139 genome:
ACCAATTGAAAATACTCCGGCCAATCCCTGGCAAGGGATTCGATGATGAAGCGATTGATTTCCGCCGAGGACGCATCATCCAGCCCCACGCTCTGCGGATGGTATTTCTCCAACCACTCCGCCCGCGCGGCCAACTTGCCCTCACGATAACGCGGATACTCCGCATCGAACTGAAACACCTTCGCGTCCGTCGCTCCATTGCCCGATTCGCTGCCCAAGGCCCGGAGGCCCGCGGCCACCTCATACTTCCCGTGCGCGAGCGGGAAGTAGCGGCAGGCAACGGGCAGGGAAGCACGGGTCATGCTCCCTCATGCGGATTCTTGGAGCCCGATGCGCCGGGGAATCGCCGCAAATCCCACAAGTACCACCCTTCCACTTTCTCGCGCGCCCACGGGGTCTTCCGCAGAAACGTGAGGCTGGACTTGATGCTCGGGTTATCAAGGAAGCACCGGACACGGATCCGCCGCCCCATTTCTTCCCACCCGTAGCGCTCCTGCAGCGTGCGGACGATCGTCTCCAGCGTCACCCCATGCAGCGGATCCCTCGGATGCTCCCGTGGTGCCTCTCCCTCTCTCATGGCTTCCTCGCTCATGCCTTGCGACCTTCGTCGTACTCGTAGAAATCGAACATCGTCATCAACTCCGCGCGATCCGCGAAGCCCCCATCGGTCTTGAACTTCTCGAACATCTCCGTCCCACCATCATCATCCCGCCAACCGCGCTTCCGGGCAAAGCCGTTCCACACGACATAGTCGATCGCATGCAGCCCGCGCCCCTCGCCGAGGCACCACGCAAACGTCTCCTCATCACTCGCCCCGCCGAGAATGCGGGCCTTCACGTCCGCATAGTCCACCCGCAGGAACGCACAAATCCGCCCGTCGAATCCCTTTCCGAGATAGTCATGATAGACCTCGGGAAGCTCCCCGGCTGCGTGCAGCCGGATTTTGTCACACATCCGCGGGAAATAGACGAGTCCCTGGGTCTGATCGTAGGCACTGCGAGGAAAGCGGGGCATGCCCGGACTCTCGCAGGATCGGCCCGCCGTGCAATCGTCATGACACACCCCGGCCCCCCGCGGGAAATCCGCTTGCCTGACCGGGCCGCGTCTGGTTCATTCCCGCCCGTTCCGCAAGGTAACGCCGATGTAGCTCAGGGGTAGAGCAGGTCATTCGTAATGATCAGGTCGGGGGTTCAATTCCCTTCATCGGCTCCATTTTATAAGGGTTTACCTGCACCTACCCGCACTTGGTTGCACCTTACCGTAGTGGGTTAGTGGCAATAATGGCAGGTGAAACATGCCCCGCCGCCCTCAATTTGATCCGGTCGAGAATGCCGACGGATGGTTGGTTTCAGTGCCGGCGTCCATGTCAGCGGAGGGCGAACGGCAGCGGCGCTTCTTTAGAAGCCCTCAACTGCCTTCGGTGGATTCTTCGTCGCTCCCACCCCGTCAATCTTTCTGTTCCATTCCAGCCCTGTCTGATTGCAGATGATGACCCGATCCCACTTCTCAGTGACTGCTGCCAAATACTCTCCCGGCTTGCCCGCCATCCAAGATTGAGCGATTCCGTCATCTGGACTTGCTCCATTGCGTCTCGGCTCTCTCGCCCATGCATTGACCTTCACGAGGTAATCAACTTCGTCGCTGTTGAAGCCTACAGCGCTTTTAAACTCGATGTGGTCGCATTTCCCGTCCTGCCCAAAGTGCGCGACGATGCTGATGCCGTTCTTGCTGAACTGAATCGCGGAAGGCCGCTTGTCCTGCGGGGTGCCTTTCCCGTACCGCTTTTCGCATTGTTCACGGGTCTCTTCAAAGCGGGCATTCGCAACTGTCACCAACGCCAAGGCAAGCAAGGGGAGGAGTTTCATCGTGGCCGGGATATCATGCCTGCCGCCGGGGTGAAGCGGAAATCGAAAAGCTGATTCTGGCAGGCAGTGGGAGCTTCCGCGCCCACGCGGACAGATCCCTTATAAATCGGCCCTTTGCATGCGCATTCGTAATGATCAGGTCGGGGGTTCAATTCCCTTCATCGGCTCCACTTTCAGCCCGTTCAGTCCAGCCAACGCTGGAAACCTGAGACCGGAACCTACGGCGTGATTTCCGCCCCCAGGCGCAGGAAACGCCGCAGCGGATTGCCGGGAAGCGTCTTTGAATCCGTCACGATCACCGGCCCCGTTCCGGCATCCTGCACTGCTGCCCCCGGGGCCACGGTCCAGGCACCATCCCCCACCTTCGTGGCCAAGGTCGTCCAACCTCCCCCGGCCAGCGAATCCGAAGCGCTGATCGTGATCGTCACCCCCGCCATCTGCGGCGGACGCGTGAAGGAAAACACCATCTTGTTCGCAGCCCCGACCACGGCGGAGTAACCGGGATTCGTCCCCGCGACCTTCGGATCCGTGCCCAGCACGAATTCCAGCACGTTCGCCACGCCGTCGCGATCGAAGTCGGCTCCGGGCAGCGCATCAGGACCATCGGCCAGCCCGCCAAACTGTGCCACGCGCCACGCATCGAACGGCGACACCGGCGGCGGGTCGCTGCCCCACACCTCGAAGTTGTAGAGCGAGTAACCGTAGCCCGTAGTACGAGTGGTGCCGTACATCCGGACATAGCGCCCCGTGAAATTCAGATTGTCGTAGGTGAGATCCGTGCCGGTCGTGTTGTTATTCGTCACCGTCACCATGTCGGCCCACGGACCATTCGAGGAATCGGCCACCTGCAGCTTGTAGTTCTTCCCACCTGCGTTCTCCCACTTCAGAACCACCTTGCGGATCGACTTCGTCGCACCCAGATCGATCCACATCCACTGCGGATCCACGCCATGGATCGATTCCCACCGGCTGGTGGTGAAGTTCAGGTCCACCGCCGCGGCACCCGTGCTGTTGCCATTGATGCTGCTCGAGGCATCGGTCGGCCGACCGACGGACAGGTTCACAATGTTCGGCGCGATCACCAGCGTGAGCGTCGCCGTGTCCGTGCCGTGCGCATTGGTGGCGGAGATCGTGACATTCCCCGAGAAAGCCACCGAAGGCGTCCCGGAGATCACGCCCGTGGACGTGTTGAGGGAAAGCTCGCCGGGCAAGCCGGTGGCGGCGAAACTCGTAGGCGTATTCGTCGCGGCAATCGTATAGCTGAAAGGACTGCCCACCGTGCCATTCGCCGTCGCAGCGCTGGTGATGTCCGGCACCGGACCGGTGGTCACCGTCAGCGACAGCGTCGCATTCGCGGTCCCATTGGCATTCGTCGCCGAGATCCCGACGTTACTGGTCCCGGCAGACGTAGGCGTCCCATGGATCTGCCCCGTTGCGGTATTGATCTGCAAACCTGCGGGCAACCCGGTTGCCCCGTAGCTGCTTGGGTAATGCGTGGCCGCGATCTGGTAGCTGAAGGCAGTGTTAACGATGCAGCTCGCCGTGAGCCCGCTCGTGATCACCGGCGGCAGCACGCTTTCATCGAAGTCCATGCCCCACACCTCGAAGTTGTAGAGCGAATAGCCATACGGCATAGTACGAGCCGTGCCGTACATCCGCACATAACGGCCGGTGAAATCCAGATTGTCATAGACTAGGTTCGTGCCCGTCGTCGTGTTCCCCGTCACCGTCACCATGTCGACCCACGGGCCGCCCGCATTGTCGGACACCTGCAGCTTGTAATCCTTGCCGCCGGCATTCTCCCACTTCAGCACGATCTTCCGGATCTCCTTCAGCGCACCGAGATCGATCGACATCCACTGTGGATCCACGCCATGGATCGACTCCCACCGGCTTCCATTGAAGTCCAGGTCCACCGCCGCTGCTCCGGTGCTCCCCGCATTGATGCTGCTCGAGGCATCGGTCGTCCTGCCCACTGAAAGGTTCGCGATGAACGAAAGGCTCAGCGTCTCGCTGTCCGTGCCATTGGCATTCGTCGCCGTGATCGTCACCGTGCTCGATCCCGTCTGGGTCGGAGTGCCGGAGATTTCACCCGTCGTCGTATTGAAGGCAAAACCCGACGGCAGCCCGCTCGCGGTGAAGCTCACCGGATTGTTCTGCGCCCCGATGATGTAGGAGAATGCCACATTCACCGCACCGGTCGCGGCCAGCGGACTCGTGATCACCGGCGGCGGTCCCGCCGTGATCGTGAAGACCAGCGTTGCCGACCCCGTCCCATTGTCATTCGTCGCGGTGATCGTGCTCTCCACAGTGCCCGCAAGCGTGGGCGTTCCCGAAATCACTCCCGTCGAGGAATTCAGCAACAACCCCGCCGGCAAGTTCGTGGCATCGAAGCTGACCGGCAAATTGATCGCCGTGATCTGATAGATGAACGGCACCCCAACCACCGCCGACTTCGCCAGCGCGCTGTCGATCTCCGGCGGCGCGTCTGGATCCGGCGGCGTGAGCTGGTTGATCCAGTCGCGAATGAGCGCCTGCTGCGCCAGCGACATCGGATCACCCGGACGCATCGAGGTCCCCACCTGCGGCGGCGAAGCCCCCAGCTTCTCCATCAAGTAACTGCGCGCAGCGGAGCCGGACTGCACCAGCTTCACCCCCGGCGCTTCGCCGCTCTCCTTGTCGACCAGCTCGCTGTAAACCGCAGCCGCCTGCAAATCGAGGCCGAAGCTGTTAGTGGCGATGTCATTGTGGCAAGCCGAGCACAAGCTGCTCAGGATCGGCTTGATCTGCGTCTCGAAATTCACATTCGGCGTCACCGCGATGCCCGACAGATCCACCTCGTTCAAGCCACCGTGATACAGCCCGATGGTTAGATCCTTCACCACGGTTCCGCTGCCACCCACCGCCGCGGTCGCCTTCACCTTGCCATGGCTCGCAGCCAGCGTGTCGGCGCTCGTATCGAGATGGAAAGTCGCATTGCCCGCTCCCGTGGGAATCGGCACGTGATAGTAGCCCAGCACATCCGCCACCAGGCGATGATCCACTCCGCTCGCCGGAATACCCGACCCGGGAAGGAAATCCCGCCCACCTGCGAAATCCTGATAGCTTCCCGCCGCACCCCGCGAAATCCCCACATCCACTTGCGCAGGCGCACCCTTCGTATCCAGCGCACGACCGCGCAGCATCGTATTGGAAAGATGGAAGTCCACCGATGCAGCCTGGCTCGCTCCAGTGGTCGAAAGCGCCACCCCCGCATACGCCACCTCCACCCCATCACCAGCCGGCTCACCCGCCGACACCACCATCGCGTTGCCCGTGATCTGCGCCGAGAAAGTCACATTGATCCCCCCGCCCGCCGCGACCGCAAGCGCATTGCCTGCTCCGCCCGTGCCTCCCGACACCGCCAACGGCGTCACGCCATCCTTCTGATAGAAACGCAGCTCCGTAGCCGCCGCGAGTCCGCTCGCCGGCAGCGTCCGCCCATCCTCGATCTGACCTGTTAGAGTAATCGTCGTCGCATGATACGAGGTCACCGTCCTGACCTCCGAGTCCTGCAAACCCTGCGCGTTCGCAATCGTCAGCGTCACCTCATAAACCCCGGGCGCCGTATAAGTGTGAACCGGATTCTGCGCAGCCGAAACACCGCCATCACCGAAATTCCAGCTCCACGAGCTCACGCTGCTCCCCGGCGCAGTCGAACCATCCGTAAAGCTCACCTGCAATGGCGACTGCCCGCTCTGCGGCGTCGCCGTGAAAGCCGCCACCGGCTGCGTCCCACCCACAAACCGGATCCGCGCCAGCCGGTTATCGGTGCCAGTCGCCGCACCCTGATCGCACGAGGTGTAATATAGCGCCCCATCCGGACCCGCCGTGAAGCTCGCGATATTGTGACCGAAGTTGTCGGCAAACGCACCGCCCCCATCCGCCGGCACCGGCGTCAGCGTATCCAGGTTCGCGCCCGTCAGCGTCCACCGCCGCACCTCGCTGCTATGGCGCGAATTGTAGAGCGTCGGCGCGCCACCGACCGAAAGCGGCCCGCTGCGGATGATCGCGATTCCCGTCTTCGAGGGCGAGGAAGTGTCCAGGACCTTCCGCTTGCCATCGCCGGAGTTGCCCGTGAACTGGTCCGGCCAACCGCCATCCGCCCCTTTCTCGATGCGCGTGATGCGGTCCGTCCCGTCGCCATTTTCCGAAACGTAGAGCACATCCGGAATCGGCGCGGCGGGGTCAAAGGTGAAGCGGAAAGGATTCCGGTAGCGCGCCGACCAGATCCTCGCCCGCACCGCATTCACATCACCGGCATAGTAGGGATTCGTCGCCAGCCCCTTCCCGTCGGAAGAGCTGATCTTGAGAATCTTCCCGTTGTAGAGACTCAGGTCGCCCACCAGATCACGGTTCCCGTCGTCCCCGATCATCACATAGAGATTGTGCGGATCGTTGGGATGGAAAGCGATGTCCCCCGCCTTGTGAATCCCCACCGTGTTCGGCAGCCCGCTGAGCAGTATCACCTCTGAACCCGGCACTACCGCGGTAAATGCCGCGTTCGAAGTCATACGCACGATCCGCTGGTCCGTCGCGGTCGCGTAGAGCACGTAGAGGTAGCGGTTGTTCTGGAAATCGGGATCCAGCGTCATCCCCGTCATCCCGCTCTCCGCAGTCGTGGTCACCTGCGATACCAGATTCGCGAACACCACCGGCGCCCCGAAGGTCGTCGCCGAAGTCGGCGAAAGCACCAGCACCCGCCCCTGCTTCTCGCACACCCACAAGCGCCCCGCGAAATCGAAGCGCATCGAGATCATGCCATTGCCCTGATAGATCGTCTCCTGCACGAAGCCGGACGCGCTGAACGTCGCCGCCTTCGCCGCTTGGGGAACCAGTAAGCCCAGCGCGCAGAATAGAGTGGAAAGGATCGGGTGTTTCATCAGTCAGGTCGTTCAAAGCGTATCCTATAATGCAGGATCGGGAAGGCCGCCGACTGGCCCCCTGTCGCTCATACGCACCCAACATCCAAATAATGCAACTTTATGCAACAAAATGCTTCGGATTTCTTCAAGAAGCGATCTCTATAGCCTCCCTCACTTCAATCCGAAAGGATTCGTACCCTTCCCTCCCACCGCCTCAACCACTGGAGTCGTGCCATCATAAAGGTCGATCCTTCCACCCGCTTGGCAAACCAGCTTGAGCCGGTCCGGCGAAAGAACCTCCGCGCTCATGTCCTTCGCCTCACGCTTCAACGCGCCCACACCCTTGGCCTCGAGCACCACCTCCCCACCATGCGGCGCAGTCAGGATGATCCACCGCACCTTCCCCTGCCCCGCCGCGGCACTCACCTCGAAACCACCCTCTGCCGTGAAGCCGCGGAAAACCGTCCGCTCCCACTTCGGCGACAACGCCGGAAAGACATGAATCACCCCATTCTGGCTGCGGAAAGCCATCTCCTGCAACACCGCCGCACCATGCAGCGGCGTCTCCATCACCGGCGCGGTGCCTTCCTTGTAGAGCGTGTTGGGCTGAATGAATTTCTGGAAGCCATCAAGCAAGCCCTGCGCCCGCGCCCCATCCCCGAGGATCGCCGACATCGCGATGCCTCCGGTGAAGGAGTATCCCTGCAGCGCCCCCTTCTTCGAGTGCCAGTGATCCAGGTTCGACTTGATCCACTCCGCCCCATCGCTCTCCGGCGTCACCAGCCCATACGGATAGATCATCAGCAGGTGCGACCAATGCCGGTGACTTTTCTCAAACGGCATCCCCGCCCCGATGAAATACGAATGCTCATTCTTCGGAAACGGCACCAGCTTCTCAAGGATCCGCTTCCACTCCGGCACCAGCGGATCCTTCGTGCCAAATTTCCCATCCAGCTCTAACAAGGTCCGGCAACCCCACCTCAGCCCCGCGAGATCGTAGTTCGCATCAGGCGCCTCGCCATACTCCGGGCTATGCGTCTTCGGCAGATGCAGGAAGCCATCAGCCCCTTCGGCAAGGAAATGCCGGTGGTAATTCACCGCCCGCTTCAGCAGCGGGAAAAGCTGCTCCTTCCCCATCTTCTCATCCATCGACACCCGATAGTGCCGATAGAGATTGTGGCACATCCACAACAGGTTCCCCGCCTCCATCCCGATATCCGCACGCTCCCGGATCGCACGTCCGCCCGGCTCCCCCGCCCATCCAAAAAGATCCGGCCCCGTATTTCGGCACAGCGCCGCCGAGTCCGCCCGATACTTCTCCTCCACCGAACGGATCATCCCATCCAGCCCCGCCGCCAGATGCCTCGGCACCGCCCCCGCCTCCGCATAACGGGCCGATGAATAAAACGGTGAGTAGCTGAGCTGCACATTCAGATTCCACCACGTCGCCGACCAACCCGACGGCTGGAACCACGGCCCGCTATTGTCGATCAAACCCCGCTCCGCCCGCGTCGCCGACGCCATCTTGTAAACCTGGATCCAGTAAAAGGACTCCCAATAGGGATCACCGAAGCTGAAGAAGCTCTTCGGATACCACTGGTGCCACCACTCGCGGTGCGAACTCTCAAGCGAAGCAAAAGCAGCCGATGCCGATGCCTTCACCCGTTCCTGCGCGAATGCCACAGGGACCTCCTTGAGATCGTACATCGTCGTCCAAAACAACCTGCCCTCCTTCTCCTCCCACGCCGTGACGTATCCTCCCCCGGCAGCAAGGGCTTGATCCAAATGCCCCTTGCTACGATCTCCCTCGTACTTCAGCGAAGGATTCGGAACCCGTTCTTTGCGAAACTCCGCCGGCAGCTTGCTCTCCCGCGGGCTCACCGAAGGCTCGGCCACGAACTCCAGCGTGGCACCGCTCTCCCCGCCACTCCGCTTCAACTCGATCACGCCCGTCCCGTTCGTCGCGTGAATGAACATCCGCCACGCGATCTCGCCGCGATCCGTCACCACCGTCCCACGCGCCTCCGCATTCCACAGATCAATGCGGGCCGTGCTCTTCCCCGCATCAATCTTCCCCTCCGTCTTCAACTCGAAGCTCCCCACCGGAAGCCGCCCCCGGTTCTGCACCTCGATCGCATCCAGCACCTTCCCCTGCCACACATCATCCGTCCGATGATCATGCACCCGATTGCTCCCCACCTGAAAACTCATCACCCGCTCTCCCCCGAGCCGCGCCATCATCCCCAGCTCGCCATCCCCCACGAACGGAGCCTCCCACCACTCCTTCCCCATCCGGTTCCAAACCGGATCGTGCCCCGCGAGAAAGGACCGCCAATCAACCCTCTCCTCCAACCCCGACGCCGGAAACACCGAAGCAAAAACCAACAACGCGGCAAACAGGGCTTTCATGGAATCCCCACGCTGCCAAACGACTCCACAGAACGGCAAGCCACATTTGTCATACAAATTTATCCATGCACCCCAGAGACCCGCAGCCTTGCACCATCCAGCCCTTCCGCTAGAGTGATGAGGCATGAACGCCGTTCTGGATCTCCCCGAAATCGGCGACCGGCACGCCTTCAATCTGGCGCGCTGGCAGGAAATCTGCGCCGACCCTCAGGTGCGCACCATCGAAGGCCGGGTCGAGTCGGATGCACACGGTCACATCCTCATGAGTCCTCCCCCGGCATTCGAGCATTCACAATTCCAGTATCGAATCGCACGCCTGCTTGGCGAACATCTGGGACATGACGGAGCCTCCACGGAGTGCCCCGTCTCCACGACCAAAGGGATCCGCGGCATTGATTCTGTCTGGATCTCGGCCGAACGGCGAACGCAAGCCCTCCGCAGTGGAGTCCTTGTGATTGCTCCAGAGATTTGCGTGGAGGTGATTTCGCCCGGCAATACCCGCAACGAAATGGAAGAGAAGCGTTCCCTTCTCTTCCAAGCCGGAGCCGACGAGGTCTGGTTCTGCGACACCAAGGGACGCATGTCCTTCTTCCTGCGCGATGCCCCTTCGGTAGCCGCCGGGAAGTCGCTCCATTGTCCGGACTTCCCGGAATCGATCGGCTAGGCAAAGCTCCCGCGTGCCCGTCGCCATGCTCATCCTCGCCTGCGTCTTGTGGGCGGTCAGCTTCCCCGTCATCAAGGCGCTGAACCTCGAGCAAACCGCGCGGCTGCCGGGAGCTTCCGAGACCTTTCTGGCGATCTGGCTGCAGATGGCCCGCTTCGCTTTGGCGGCAGCCATCATGATCCCGCTCATCGCGCACCAGTTGCCGACGCGCAAGGAACTCATCCAGGGCACCCGGCTCGGCCTCTGGGGTGGACTAGGCATGGCACTCCAAGCATGGGGACTCAATTACACCGAAGCCTCCACCTCCGCCTTCCTCACCCAAGCCTACTGCGTGATCCTCCCGCTCGTCGCCTGCATCAAGACCCGCCGTGCCCCGACGCTGAAAGTGCTCACCGCCACCGCGCTCGTCATCATCGGCGGCGCCATCCTCTCCGGCGTGAAACCCGGCGAACTCAAGATCGGCAGGGGCGAGGCCGCCACCCTCGCCGCCGCCTTCATCTTCACCTTCCAGATCCTCACACTGGAAAATCCGAAGTATGACGGAAACCGCGGCATCCCCGTCACCTTCGCCATGTGCGCGGCCATCGCCGTGATCTTCCTCCCGGTCGTCGCCTTCCTCGCCCCCACTCCCGCCCACCTGATTTCACCCGGCGCGACCTGGCAGGCCTTCACCCTCATCCTCGTCCTCGCCCTCGTCTGCTCGGTCGGCGCCTATGGCCTCATGAATACCTGGCAGCCCCGCGTCTCCGCCACCGAGGCCGGCCTCATCTACACCACCGAGCCAGTCTTCACCGCCGCCTTCGTGCTGTTCCTGCCAGCCATGTTAGGTCAACTTGTCCACAGCGGCTATCCGAACGAATCCCTCACCTTCTCACTCGTCGCAGGGGGCTCCCTCATCCTCGCCGCCAATCTCCTGATGCAATGGAAACGCCGTCCACATCCTCCCGCCATCGCTCCGGCCCCGTGAAAGTCCTCTGCTTCATCGGCCGCAATCTGCTGCGGCTGCTGATGCTGATCCCCGCACTCTGGTGCTTCGGCGCGATCTACTTCGACGGCCCCTTTCCCGGATCGGGGAACATGATCCTCGGCATCCTCTGGGTCGCGCTCACCGTCTTCCTCCTCTTCCGCGCCCGCTCGAAGCGCGATCGCTGGCTCTCCTTCGCCGCCGGCCTCGCCATCGTCATCATCCCGTGGTCCTTCAAGAAGCCCCGCAATGACCGCGACTGGTCACCGGAATACGCCCGCACCGCCAATGCCAAGGTCGAGGGCGACGCCGTCACCTTCACCAATTTCCGCAACTTCGGCTACACCCTCGATGGCACCGTCACCGAGCGCTGGGAAACCCGCACCGTCCACCTGTCCAAGCTCCGCGGCATCGACTTCTTCCTCAACTACTGGGGCTCTCCATCGATCGCCCACCCCATCTTCTCCTTCGACTTCGGCGATGAAGGACAGGTCGCCTTCTCCATCGAGACCCGTCGCGAAAAGGGCGAGACCTACACCGCCCTCGGCGGCCTCTATAAACTCTACGAACTCACCTACCTCGTCGGCGACGAGCGCGACTTCATCCGCGTCCGCACCAATATCCGTGAGGGCGAGGACGCCTACCTCTTCCGCCTCGCCACGCCGCCGGACAAGGCCCGCGAGCGCTTTCTTGAGTACGTCACCCAGATCCAGGCCCTCGCCGCCAAGCCGCGCTTCTACAACGTCCTCACCGCGAACTGCACCACCGCCATCCGCTCGCAGCTCAACGTCGAAAAGAAGTTCATCCCCGACAAACGGCTCATCATTAATGGCAAGCTCGATGAACTCTTCGCCGAGCGCGGCCTCTTCGCCGTGAAGGACATGCCCCTCCCCGAACTCAAGGAGCGCGGCCACGTCGATGATCGCGCGATGCACGCTCAAGATGATCCGGAGTTCTCCAAAAAAATCCGCGAGACAGTGCCCGGATATGATCCGTAAGTCTGCAATTTCTGCAAACGTCAGAAATTAGATTTTCCTAAGGATGTCGTTGGGATTGAGTGGGGTGTTCTTTTACCCTTCCCATGAAATTCCGCCATCACCTCCCGGCTGTGGCGCTGCTTGCCCTAACTGGCAGTGCCTCCGCGATCAAAATTGAGATCCGTTACGACTACGACACGAACGGGTTTTTTACAGCCAATCCTCAGGCCAAGACGGTCCTCAGGGCCGCCGCCGATTTCTACGAACCGCTGATCAAGGATTCGCTCGGCACCATCAACCCCGCCGCCAGTGGCTACACTTGGAGCGGCAAGATCGAGCATCCCGGGACAGGCACTGCCAGCTTTGTCGTCCCGGGCTTTGTCGTCCCTGCCGATACCATCGTGATTTTCGCGGGTGGCCGCGCTCTCGGCGGTGCTGCCGGAAAGGGCGGCTATGGAGGAGTCAGCATCTCCGGCGACTCGGATTGGATCACGCTGGTCCGCTGCCGTGGGCAGACAGGCGCGATTGCCTCGCCCGCCACCGACTTCGGACCCTGGGGTGGATACGTCAGCTTCGATACCGGCATGTCCTGGAACTTCTCCATGACGAATCCCACGGCCAGCGGCGTCCCCTTCCTCTCCGTCGCGCTTCATGAACTCGGCCACGCACTCGGCATCGGTACGTGTCCTTCATGGACCGCCAAGGTCTCCGGCAGCAATTTCACCGGCGCCCGTGCGGTGCAGGTATACGGCGGAAACGTCCCGCTTGATACCTTGAGTCCTGGCCACTGGAAGGACGACAAGAACGGCGACCCGGGGGTCCCCAGCAAGGCCTACGGCTCGTTTGGCTCTCCACACGGACTCGTGCAGGTCGGACTCATGGATCCAGTCGTTCCCTCGGGCAGCACCAACAACCTGGTGGTAACCGACATCGATCTCGCCGCCCTGCGCGATGTCGGCTGGCAACTCGATCCACCGCTGAATCTCACCTCCCCGAAACCCAGGCCCACCGGCAGCCCGCTTGTCTTCTCATGGCCCAGCACCACTGGCTTCACCTACCGGCTCCAGCGCAGCCCGTCCCTCGCAGCGGGCTCATGGACTGACCTCTCGACCCAGGCGGGAAATGGCTCCACCCAGCAATTCTCATCGGCTGCCTCCGGCCTTCCAAAGGCCTTCTACCGCCTGACCACCGAACCTGCCGCCGCCCCCGCACCGCTCGCTGCGCCCGTTACCTTCGGACCCCTCTCCACCGAGACTCCGCCAGGCGGAGTCGAAGGC
Coding sequences within it:
- a CDS encoding DMT family transporter, whose amino-acid sequence is MLILACVLWAVSFPVIKALNLEQTARLPGASETFLAIWLQMARFALAAAIMIPLIAHQLPTRKELIQGTRLGLWGGLGMALQAWGLNYTEASTSAFLTQAYCVILPLVACIKTRRAPTLKVLTATALVIIGGAILSGVKPGELKIGRGEAATLAAAFIFTFQILTLENPKYDGNRGIPVTFAMCAAIAVIFLPVVAFLAPTPAHLISPGATWQAFTLILVLALVCSVGAYGLMNTWQPRVSATEAGLIYTTEPVFTAAFVLFLPAMLGQLVHSGYPNESLTFSLVAGGSLILAANLLMQWKRRPHPPAIAPAP
- a CDS encoding Lnb N-terminal periplasmic domain-containing protein, which gives rise to METPSTSSRHRSGPVKVLCFIGRNLLRLLMLIPALWCFGAIYFDGPFPGSGNMILGILWVALTVFLLFRARSKRDRWLSFAAGLAIVIIPWSFKKPRNDRDWSPEYARTANAKVEGDAVTFTNFRNFGYTLDGTVTERWETRTVHLSKLRGIDFFLNYWGSPSIAHPIFSFDFGDEGQVAFSIETRREKGETYTALGGLYKLYELTYLVGDERDFIRVRTNIREGEDAYLFRLATPPDKARERFLEYVTQIQALAAKPRFYNVLTANCTTAIRSQLNVEKKFIPDKRLIINGKLDELFAERGLFAVKDMPLPELKERGHVDDRAMHAQDDPEFSKKIRETVPGYDP
- a CDS encoding matrixin family metalloprotease, with translation MKFRHHLPAVALLALTGSASAIKIEIRYDYDTNGFFTANPQAKTVLRAAADFYEPLIKDSLGTINPAASGYTWSGKIEHPGTGTASFVVPGFVVPADTIVIFAGGRALGGAAGKGGYGGVSISGDSDWITLVRCRGQTGAIASPATDFGPWGGYVSFDTGMSWNFSMTNPTASGVPFLSVALHELGHALGIGTCPSWTAKVSGSNFTGARAVQVYGGNVPLDTLSPGHWKDDKNGDPGVPSKAYGSFGSPHGLVQVGLMDPVVPSGSTNNLVVTDIDLAALRDVGWQLDPPLNLTSPKPRPTGSPLVFSWPSTTGFTYRLQRSPSLAAGSWTDLSTQAGNGSTQQFSSAASGLPKAFYRLTTEPAAAPAPLAAPVTFGPLSTETPPGGVEGCMCGAH